A single window of Sphingobium sp. SCG-1 DNA harbors:
- a CDS encoding homoserine O-acetyltransferase MetX: MASVPLSTDSRFGLGRQVRLPGPLSLDSGASLTPVDIAYETYGALNADASNAILICHALTGDQYVASQHPLTGKPGWWWRMVGEGKPIDPARHFIICANVLGSCMGSSGPASIDPGRDEPYAMRFPVITIGDMVRAQAMLLDHLGVARLHAVVGGSMGGMQALTWPTLYPDRVESVLVIASTARHSAQNIAFHEVGRQAIMADPRWRGGDYYADNDVPSSGLAVARMAAHITYLSEAGLTEKFGRRLQARPDSPGGQKTFGFDADFQVESYLRHQGLSFVDRFDANSYLYITRAMDYYDIAEDHEGSLARAFARTKARFCVVSFDTDWLYPTAESRIIVHALNASGAPASFVELSSPFGHDAFLLEAPELNRVVDGFLRAGER, encoded by the coding sequence ATGGCTAGCGTTCCCCTATCGACCGACAGCCGGTTCGGCCTAGGCCGGCAGGTCCGCCTGCCCGGCCCCTTATCGCTGGACAGTGGTGCCAGCCTGACGCCGGTGGACATCGCATACGAGACGTACGGCGCGCTGAATGCCGACGCCTCCAACGCGATCCTCATTTGCCACGCGCTGACGGGCGACCAATATGTTGCCTCTCAGCATCCGCTGACCGGCAAACCCGGTTGGTGGTGGCGGATGGTGGGCGAAGGCAAGCCAATCGATCCGGCGCGGCATTTCATCATCTGTGCCAATGTGCTGGGTAGTTGCATGGGGTCGAGCGGTCCCGCCAGCATTGATCCTGGCCGTGACGAACCTTATGCGATGCGCTTCCCGGTCATCACGATCGGTGACATGGTGCGCGCGCAGGCGATGTTGCTCGATCATCTGGGCGTCGCCCGCCTCCATGCAGTAGTCGGCGGTTCGATGGGCGGTATGCAGGCACTGACTTGGCCGACTTTATATCCTGACCGCGTGGAATCGGTGCTGGTGATCGCATCGACGGCGCGCCATTCCGCCCAGAACATTGCCTTTCACGAAGTCGGGCGGCAGGCGATCATGGCCGATCCACGCTGGCGCGGCGGCGACTACTATGCGGACAATGACGTGCCGAGTTCCGGCCTCGCCGTTGCCCGCATGGCCGCCCATATCACCTATCTTTCCGAAGCAGGCCTCACCGAAAAATTCGGCCGCAGGCTTCAGGCGCGGCCGGACAGCCCCGGCGGGCAGAAGACCTTCGGCTTCGACGCGGACTTTCAGGTAGAAAGCTATTTACGCCATCAGGGCTTGAGCTTCGTCGACCGCTTCGACGCCAACAGCTACCTCTATATCACGCGGGCGATGGACTATTACGACATTGCCGAAGACCATGAAGGCAGCCTTGCCCGCGCCTTTGCCCGCACGAAGGCGCGATTCTGCGTCGTCAGCTTCGATACCGACTGGCTCTATCCCACGGCGGAATCGCGGATCATCGTCCATGCGCTCAATGCCTCGGGCGCGCCTGCGAGTTTCGTAGAGCTTTCCAGCCCCTTCGGTCATGACGCCTTCCTGCTCGAAGCGCCGGAACTTAATCGCGTGGTCGATGGATTTCTGCGGGCGGGCGAACGATGA
- a CDS encoding GNAT family N-acetyltransferase, giving the protein MRVIETALPGGYSLSDDPARLQPNAIHAYLASTYWSPGIALSVVERAIAGSHCVGIYKDDAQIAFARVITDHATFAHLADVYVLENYQGHGLASAMLRYFHDHPDLQGLRRWTLNTRDAHSLYERHGWQRITGIFMQRYDGPAVTV; this is encoded by the coding sequence ATGAGGGTTATCGAAACTGCCCTGCCCGGCGGCTATTCGCTATCGGATGATCCGGCAAGGCTTCAGCCGAACGCGATTCATGCCTACCTCGCGAGCACCTACTGGTCGCCTGGCATCGCGCTGTCGGTAGTCGAACGAGCGATCGCGGGATCGCACTGCGTCGGCATCTACAAGGACGACGCTCAAATCGCCTTTGCCCGCGTGATTACCGACCATGCCACCTTTGCGCATCTCGCTGACGTCTATGTGCTGGAAAACTATCAAGGTCACGGCCTCGCCTCGGCGATGCTCCGCTACTTCCACGACCATCCCGATCTTCAGGGCTTGCGACGCTGGACCCTCAACACTCGCGATGCGCACAGCCTGTACGAACGTCATGGCTGGCAGCGGATCACCGGCATCTTCATGCAGCGCTATGATGGCCCGGCGGTGACAGTCTGA
- the metW gene encoding methionine biosynthesis protein MetW, with amino-acid sequence MELRPDLALIARNVTPGARLLDVGCGDGGLMAALRDQRQVDARGLEIDPTNVASAVGRGLSVVQGDADTDLHYYADASFDYAILSQTLQTTRRPDRVVEELLRIGAQAFVSFPNFAHWRGRLSLAFGGRMPVTKLLPDTWYDTLNIHHLTIDDFRALVKDRGWSIDGQWFLNGEKETTHTNANLFAQHAVFLLRH; translated from the coding sequence ATGGAACTCCGTCCGGACCTTGCGCTTATCGCGCGCAACGTCACGCCCGGCGCGCGCTTGCTTGATGTCGGTTGCGGCGACGGTGGCCTGATGGCGGCGCTCCGCGACCAACGCCAAGTCGATGCGCGCGGATTGGAGATCGACCCCACGAACGTTGCTTCGGCAGTGGGCCGCGGCCTGTCTGTGGTGCAGGGCGACGCCGACACCGACCTCCATTATTACGCCGACGCCAGCTTCGATTATGCGATTCTCAGTCAGACGCTGCAAACGACGCGCCGCCCCGACCGGGTCGTGGAGGAATTGCTCCGCATCGGTGCTCAGGCATTCGTCAGCTTCCCCAACTTTGCGCACTGGCGCGGACGGCTTTCGCTGGCGTTTGGTGGCCGGATGCCCGTGACAAAGCTGTTGCCGGACACCTGGTACGACACGCTCAACATCCATCACCTCACCATCGACGACTTTCGCGCGCTGGTGAAGGATCGCGGCTGGTCGATCGACGGCCAATGGTTCCTGAACGGCGAGAAGGAAACGACGCACACCAACGCGAATCTCTTCGCGCAGCATGCGGTATTCCTCCTGCGGCATTAA
- a CDS encoding NADP-dependent malic enzyme, which yields MSDKSNVEFSEREALFFHSSGRPGKIEIIASKPMATQRDLALAYSPGVAVPVRAIAEDPATAYDYTAKGNLVAVISNGTAILGLGNLGALASKPVMEGKAVLFKRFADVDSIDIELNSEDPQAIIDAVALMEPSFGGINLEDIKAPECFIIEQALKEKMNIPVMHDDQHGTAIICAAGLINALHLTGRELKDTKIVVNGAGAAAIACTELIKAMGVPHDQVIMCDRSGVIYQGRTESMDQWKSAHAAKTDARTLEEALKGADVFLGLSAAGALQGHMVKDMAPQPIIFAMANPDPEITPPEAKAARPDAIVATGRSDYPNQVNNVIGFPFIFRGALDVRATAINEAMKIAAAQAIAALARQAVPEEVAKAYGKSHSFGPDYIIPTPFDPRLMEIVPAAVAQAAMDSGVAQKMIPDIAAYRQSLKARLNPTTSVLTLAYEGAKAEPKRVVFAEGEEEVVLRAAIQFRDGGYGIPVLVGRQDVYDRLRALGVTDPHSFEVHNSVNSPLVPKMVDFLYQRLQRRGYLRRDCERMVNRERNIFGALLLQLGEAEAMISGVTRTYSQTMRDIRRVIDPAAGRTAFGIHVLVGQSHTVFMADTTVNERPTAEELADIAIDTAAVARRMGHEPRVAFLSYSTFGNPPGNWLASLRDAVAILDERGVDFEYEGEMAPDVALNPAVMKNYPFCRLSGPANVLVMPGLQSANLSAKLLRELGGDSVIGPMLVGLEKPVQVATMASTASELVTLAVLAAGGIAL from the coding sequence ATGAGCGATAAATCGAACGTGGAATTTTCCGAGCGCGAGGCGTTGTTCTTCCACTCGTCGGGACGCCCGGGCAAGATCGAGATCATCGCGTCCAAGCCGATGGCGACGCAGCGCGACCTGGCGCTGGCTTATTCGCCCGGCGTTGCCGTGCCGGTGCGCGCCATCGCGGAAGATCCCGCAACCGCCTATGATTATACCGCAAAGGGTAATCTGGTCGCCGTGATCTCCAACGGCACGGCAATCCTTGGCCTGGGCAATCTGGGCGCGCTGGCTTCTAAGCCGGTCATGGAAGGCAAGGCAGTGCTGTTTAAGCGCTTTGCCGACGTGGACTCCATCGATATCGAGTTGAACAGCGAAGACCCGCAGGCGATCATCGATGCGGTCGCGCTGATGGAGCCGAGTTTCGGCGGCATCAACCTTGAGGATATCAAGGCGCCCGAATGCTTCATCATTGAGCAGGCGCTGAAGGAAAAGATGAACATCCCGGTCATGCACGATGACCAGCATGGCACCGCGATCATCTGCGCGGCGGGCCTGATCAATGCGCTGCATCTGACCGGACGCGAACTCAAAGATACGAAAATCGTGGTCAATGGCGCTGGCGCGGCGGCGATTGCCTGTACCGAGCTTATCAAGGCGATGGGCGTGCCCCACGATCAGGTCATCATGTGCGACCGCAGCGGCGTCATCTATCAGGGGCGCACCGAAAGCATGGACCAGTGGAAGTCAGCACATGCCGCCAAGACAGACGCGCGTACTCTGGAAGAAGCGCTGAAAGGCGCAGACGTGTTTCTCGGCCTGTCCGCCGCTGGCGCGCTCCAGGGCCACATGGTCAAGGATATGGCGCCGCAGCCGATCATCTTCGCAATGGCCAATCCGGACCCGGAAATCACGCCGCCCGAAGCCAAGGCCGCGCGCCCGGATGCTATCGTCGCCACCGGCCGGTCGGATTATCCCAATCAGGTCAACAACGTGATTGGCTTCCCCTTCATCTTCCGCGGCGCTCTGGATGTGCGGGCGACCGCGATTAACGAAGCGATGAAGATTGCGGCGGCGCAGGCCATTGCGGCGCTGGCGCGGCAGGCCGTGCCCGAGGAAGTCGCCAAGGCTTATGGCAAATCGCACAGCTTCGGCCCGGACTATATCATCCCGACGCCATTCGATCCGCGCCTGATGGAAATCGTGCCCGCGGCCGTCGCGCAGGCGGCAATGGATAGCGGCGTTGCGCAGAAGATGATCCCCGACATCGCCGCCTATCGCCAGTCGCTGAAGGCGCGCCTCAATCCGACTACATCGGTGCTGACGCTCGCCTATGAAGGCGCGAAGGCGGAACCCAAGCGCGTCGTCTTTGCCGAGGGCGAGGAAGAAGTGGTGTTGCGCGCCGCGATCCAGTTCCGCGATGGCGGCTATGGCATTCCGGTGCTCGTCGGGCGGCAGGATGTTTACGACCGGTTGCGCGCGCTGGGCGTCACCGACCCTCACAGCTTCGAAGTGCACAACAGTGTCAACTCGCCGCTGGTGCCCAAGATGGTCGATTTCCTGTATCAGCGTCTGCAACGACGCGGCTATCTGCGTCGCGATTGCGAGCGGATGGTGAATCGGGAACGCAACATCTTCGGCGCGCTGCTTTTGCAGCTTGGCGAAGCGGAAGCGATGATCTCCGGCGTGACGCGCACCTATTCGCAGACGATGCGCGACATTCGTCGCGTGATCGATCCTGCGGCGGGCCGCACCGCGTTCGGTATTCATGTACTCGTCGGGCAGAGCCACACGGTGTTCATGGCCGATACCACGGTAAACGAGCGACCCACCGCAGAAGAACTGGCCGACATCGCCATCGACACGGCCGCTGTAGCGCGGCGCATGGGGCATGAGCCACGCGTGGCGTTCCTGTCCTACTCCACCTTCGGCAATCCTCCGGGCAACTGGCTGGCCAGCCTGCGGGACGCCGTTGCGATCCTTGACGAGCGCGGCGTGGACTTCGAATATGAAGGGGAGATGGCGCCGGACGTCGCGCTCAATCCTGCCGTGATGAAGAATTATCCGTTCTGCCGCCTGTCCGGTCCCGCCAATGTGCTGGTGATGCCCGGACTGCAATCCGCCAACCTGTCGGCGAAGCTGCTGCGCGAATTGGGCGGCGATTCGGTGATCGGGCCTATGCTGGTGGGTCTGGAGAAGCCGGTGCAGGTGGCTACCATGGCGTCGACGGCGAGCGAACTGGTGACGCTGGCGGTGCTCGCAGCGGGCGGTATCGCCCTGTAG
- the mutS gene encoding DNA mismatch repair protein MutS — MGHSSSSPAGASPTPMMAQYLALKAEASDCLLFYRMGDFFELFFDDAKAAAATLDIALTSRGEHDGAPIPMCGVPVHSSEMYLARLIRAGHRVAIAEQTETPAEAKARGSKSLVARAIVRYVTAGTLTEDALLDARTDNMLVAVAQVGQEYGLAAADISNGRFETISITEAQLPAELARLRPSELITPVNFTVQFAVPSHPFDRAAFDSSRAEALLKRHYGVATLDGFGTFARAELAAMGGLLGYLDHAGKGTLPFLGPPVRRSTDAHMAIDAATRESLEIVQTMAGQRGGSLLAAVDRTVTGAGARLLASDLACPLLDQPQIEARLALVAWLHRDGGLRDHLRTALRALPDIGRALGRVAIGRGSPRDLGQLRDGLREARILRERLVTLPDRPKLLDDLLPALDGHADLTDRLTRALVSSPPTESASGGYIADGYDAALDELRRLAGDGRRAIAALEARYRDQTGIASLKIRHNAVLGYHVEVPAKHGDALLRDGSGFTHRQTLAGVVRFNSVDLHEQASRVAQAGGHALAAEAAHLEELIEAVLARKSAIDAAARTIARLDVSAGLAERAAEGGWCAPDFAEGRCLDIRGGRHPVVEDALSREGQSFVANDCCLSETDRLWLVTGPNMGGKSTFLRQNALIVILAQAGSFVPATSARLSLVDRLFSRVGASDNLAKGRSTFMVEMVETAAILSQATERSFVILDEVGRGTSTYDGLALAWSVVEAVHETNRCRCLFATHYHELTRLAEKLDALSLHHVRAREWKGDLVLLHELAQGPADRSYGLAVARLAGLPPAVLARAKDVLKRLEAGKAKTGGIAAGLDDLPLFAASLAKETPPPDPLREGLAALDVDALSPREALDALYRLKALLDEA, encoded by the coding sequence ATGGGTCACAGTAGTTCTTCTCCCGCAGGCGCGTCGCCGACGCCGATGATGGCGCAATATCTTGCGCTGAAGGCCGAGGCGTCCGACTGCCTGCTTTTCTATCGCATGGGCGACTTCTTCGAGCTGTTCTTTGACGATGCCAAGGCGGCTGCGGCCACGCTGGACATCGCCCTGACGTCACGCGGTGAGCATGATGGAGCGCCTATCCCGATGTGCGGCGTGCCGGTGCACAGCTCGGAAATGTATCTAGCCCGCCTGATCCGTGCCGGTCACCGCGTCGCCATCGCCGAGCAGACCGAGACCCCTGCCGAAGCCAAGGCACGCGGCTCCAAGTCGCTCGTCGCCCGTGCCATCGTCCGCTATGTGACGGCGGGCACGCTCACCGAAGACGCACTGCTCGATGCCCGGACCGACAATATGCTGGTGGCCGTGGCGCAAGTCGGGCAGGAATATGGTCTTGCCGCCGCCGACATCTCCAACGGTCGCTTCGAAACGATAAGCATCACCGAAGCGCAATTGCCTGCAGAGTTGGCGCGGCTGCGACCCAGCGAATTGATAACACCCGTCAACTTCACAGTCCAATTCGCGGTGCCGTCCCATCCTTTCGATCGCGCGGCCTTTGACAGCAGCCGCGCCGAGGCATTGCTGAAACGCCACTATGGCGTTGCGACGCTAGACGGTTTCGGTACTTTCGCGCGCGCTGAGTTGGCGGCGATGGGCGGGCTGCTCGGTTATCTCGATCATGCGGGCAAAGGCACCCTGCCATTCCTCGGGCCGCCAGTCAGGCGCAGCACAGATGCGCATATGGCGATCGACGCCGCTACGCGCGAAAGTCTGGAGATCGTTCAAACCATGGCCGGTCAGCGCGGGGGAAGCCTGCTCGCGGCCGTCGACCGCACCGTCACCGGCGCAGGCGCCCGCCTCCTTGCTTCCGACCTCGCCTGCCCGCTGCTGGATCAGCCGCAGATCGAGGCGCGGCTGGCGCTGGTCGCCTGGCTGCATCGTGACGGTGGCCTTCGCGATCACCTTCGGACCGCCCTGCGTGCACTCCCGGACATCGGCCGTGCGTTGGGCAGAGTCGCCATCGGGCGCGGCTCACCGCGCGATTTGGGCCAGTTGCGCGACGGCCTGCGGGAAGCGCGTATCCTGCGCGAGCGGCTCGTGACTTTGCCGGACCGTCCCAAGCTGCTGGACGATCTGCTTCCCGCCCTCGATGGCCATGCCGACCTCACGGACCGGCTCACCCGTGCGCTTGTCTCCAGCCCGCCGACGGAAAGCGCCAGTGGCGGCTATATCGCCGACGGCTATGATGCGGCCCTTGACGAACTGCGCCGCCTCGCGGGCGATGGCCGCCGCGCCATCGCCGCCCTCGAAGCGCGCTATCGCGATCAGACCGGCATCGCCAGCCTGAAGATCCGCCACAACGCCGTCCTCGGCTATCATGTCGAAGTCCCCGCCAAACATGGCGACGCACTCCTGCGCGACGGCAGCGGCTTCACGCATCGTCAGACGCTCGCCGGTGTCGTCCGCTTCAACTCGGTCGATCTCCACGAACAGGCAAGCCGCGTTGCGCAGGCGGGCGGCCACGCCCTCGCCGCCGAAGCCGCGCACTTGGAAGAACTGATCGAAGCCGTCCTCGCTCGCAAGTCCGCCATCGATGCCGCTGCCCGCACGATCGCCCGCCTCGACGTGTCGGCGGGTCTGGCCGAGCGCGCGGCGGAAGGCGGCTGGTGCGCACCCGATTTTGCGGAAGGCCGCTGCCTCGATATCCGCGGCGGACGCCATCCCGTCGTCGAGGATGCGCTGTCCCGGGAAGGCCAGTCCTTCGTTGCGAACGACTGCTGCCTGTCCGAAACCGACCGGCTCTGGCTTGTCACTGGCCCCAATATGGGCGGCAAATCGACTTTCCTTCGCCAGAACGCGCTGATCGTCATCCTCGCGCAGGCGGGCAGTTTCGTGCCCGCCACTTCCGCCCGCCTCAGCCTTGTCGACCGCCTGTTCAGTCGCGTCGGCGCGTCGGACAATCTGGCGAAGGGCCGCTCGACTTTCATGGTGGAGATGGTCGAAACTGCCGCCATCCTCTCGCAGGCGACCGAGCGCAGCTTCGTCATCCTCGATGAAGTCGGGCGCGGCACGTCCACCTATGACGGTCTTGCCCTTGCCTGGTCTGTGGTCGAGGCCGTGCATGAGACGAACCGCTGCCGTTGCCTCTTCGCCACCCATTATCACGAACTGACGCGGCTCGCCGAAAAGCTCGATGCCCTTTCGCTTCACCATGTCCGTGCACGGGAATGGAAGGGCGACCTCGTCCTGCTCCATGAACTCGCGCAAGGCCCGGCGGATCGCAGCTATGGCCTCGCGGTGGCGCGCCTCGCCGGCCTGCCCCCGGCCGTCCTCGCGCGGGCAAAGGACGTGCTGAAACGGCTCGAAGCGGGCAAGGCCAAGACCGGTGGTATCGCGGCCGGGCTGGACGATCTCCCGCTGTTCGCCGCGTCGCTGGCCAAGGAAACGCCGCCTCCCGATCCCTTGCGCGAAGGATTGGCCGCTCTCGACGTGGATGCGCTCAGCCCCCGCGAAGCCCTCGATGCGCTCTACCGCTTGAAAGCCCTGCTGGACGAGGCGTGA
- a CDS encoding [protein-PII] uridylyltransferase, translating into MSTLFDTLPNRRAIIDRRIVADRIAIVAGQEGQNAQALRAAVVDELRSALEAGRAEAARRLAMHPTRGRETVSAFAFLIDQILRILYDATTQHLHPSGNRSTSERIALIAVGGYGRGEMAPHSDVDIGFITPWKPTGWTEQVIESMLYSLWDLGLKVGHSSRSVDETVRMAKSDLTIRTALLEARYVWGDRALYEETSRRFDEEVVKDTGRTFVAEKLAERDARHKRMGDSRYVVEPNVKEGKGGLRDLHTLFWIGKYVNRVRSVAELVDAGLLTRQELRQFQKAEDFLWAVRCHLHMITGRAEDRLTFDLQVEIAERTHFSARNGQSAVERFMRYYFLNAKTVGDLTAVFLAHLDDRLAARGHRYVPSFFRRPKKLDGFILDRGRIALPSDDFFQADPVRMLEIFAVADRHGLSIHPSAIRAASRDAHLIDRHIRKDVRANAAFLDVLTSPRDPETVLRWMNEASVFGRFIPDFGRVVAQMQFDMYHHYTVDEHTIRAVGLLARIEKGDIQVDHPLCTSLMEKLLSRRVLYVAVLLHDIAKGRGGDHSILGAEVALSLCPRLGLTAAETETVAWLVRYHLLMSATAFKRDLSDYKTIMDFTDVVQSPERLRLLLILTVVDIRAVGPGVWNSWKRQLLTDLYDAAEEVLRLGHKQNGRREKVQAKQEALQHAMELSDEVFASLKKRFPESYWIAEPDDILQQNVGHVMAAGNEPLSIAAEVYPQRGATLVTVYAADHPGLFYRVAGAIHLAGGNIIDARIHTMRDGMAIDNFLVQDPFGGRFDSADQLNRIKRMIEDALANRHKLITKLEARPLPRTRAEAFHIVPNVLIDNKASNRFTVVETTARDRPALLFALANALFQSKVTVHSAHVATYGERAVDTFYVTDLLGGKIESKARLQTLERRLLEAASTEFANVTERSRQVA; encoded by the coding sequence ATGTCCACTCTCTTCGACACGCTCCCCAACCGGCGCGCCATCATCGACCGGCGCATCGTGGCTGACCGCATCGCCATTGTTGCAGGACAAGAGGGGCAGAATGCGCAAGCATTGCGGGCCGCCGTCGTCGACGAACTGCGCTCGGCGCTTGAGGCAGGCCGCGCGGAGGCCGCTCGCCGCCTTGCCATGCACCCGACGCGCGGGCGCGAGACGGTTTCCGCCTTCGCGTTCCTGATCGACCAGATCCTGCGCATCCTCTACGATGCGACGACGCAGCATCTGCACCCGTCCGGTAATCGCAGCACCTCGGAACGCATCGCCCTGATTGCAGTCGGCGGTTATGGACGCGGCGAGATGGCGCCGCATAGCGATGTCGATATCGGCTTCATCACGCCGTGGAAGCCGACTGGCTGGACCGAGCAGGTCATAGAGTCCATGCTCTATTCGCTTTGGGATCTTGGCCTCAAAGTGGGGCACAGCAGCCGGTCGGTCGATGAGACGGTGCGCATGGCGAAAAGCGATCTCACCATCCGCACGGCGCTTCTGGAGGCGCGCTATGTATGGGGCGATCGCGCGCTGTACGAGGAAACCTCGCGCCGCTTCGACGAGGAAGTCGTCAAGGACACGGGGCGCACCTTCGTCGCAGAAAAGCTCGCGGAACGCGATGCGCGGCACAAGCGAATGGGCGACAGCCGCTATGTCGTCGAACCAAATGTCAAGGAAGGCAAAGGCGGCCTGCGTGATCTCCACACGCTTTTCTGGATCGGCAAATATGTGAATCGCGTCCGGTCGGTGGCGGAACTGGTCGATGCCGGGCTGCTGACGCGTCAGGAGTTGCGTCAATTCCAGAAGGCGGAGGATTTCCTCTGGGCCGTCCGCTGCCATCTGCACATGATTACGGGCCGCGCCGAAGATCGCCTGACCTTCGATTTGCAGGTGGAGATTGCCGAGCGCACGCACTTTTCCGCCCGCAATGGTCAGTCCGCGGTCGAGCGCTTCATGCGCTATTACTTCCTGAACGCGAAGACGGTGGGTGATCTGACTGCGGTGTTCCTGGCCCATCTGGACGACCGCCTGGCGGCACGCGGGCATCGTTACGTCCCCAGCTTCTTCCGCCGCCCTAAGAAGCTCGACGGCTTCATTCTCGATCGCGGCCGCATCGCGCTTCCCTCCGACGACTTCTTTCAGGCTGATCCCGTCCGGATGCTGGAAATTTTCGCGGTCGCCGATCGTCACGGCCTCTCTATCCACCCGTCCGCCATTCGCGCTGCCAGTCGCGACGCGCACTTGATCGACCGCCACATCCGCAAGGACGTGCGCGCTAACGCCGCATTCCTGGACGTGCTGACCTCGCCACGCGATCCGGAGACCGTGCTGCGCTGGATGAACGAAGCCAGTGTCTTTGGCCGCTTCATTCCCGATTTCGGACGCGTTGTCGCGCAGATGCAGTTCGACATGTACCACCACTACACCGTTGACGAACACACGATCCGCGCCGTGGGCCTGCTCGCCCGCATCGAGAAGGGCGATATTCAGGTCGATCATCCGCTTTGCACGTCATTGATGGAGAAGCTGCTGTCGCGCCGCGTGCTCTACGTGGCGGTGCTGCTGCACGACATCGCCAAGGGGCGCGGCGGCGATCACAGCATATTGGGCGCGGAGGTGGCACTGTCGCTCTGCCCCCGCCTTGGCCTGACCGCAGCAGAAACCGAAACGGTCGCGTGGCTGGTGCGCTATCATTTGCTGATGTCAGCCACTGCCTTCAAGCGCGACCTGTCGGACTATAAGACCATTATGGACTTCACCGATGTCGTCCAGAGTCCCGAGCGTCTGCGCCTGCTGCTGATCCTGACGGTCGTGGACATTCGCGCCGTGGGACCGGGCGTCTGGAACAGTTGGAAACGGCAGTTGCTGACCGACCTTTACGACGCGGCGGAAGAAGTGCTGCGCCTGGGCCACAAACAGAATGGCCGCCGGGAAAAGGTGCAGGCGAAACAGGAGGCGCTTCAGCACGCGATGGAGCTGTCCGACGAAGTATTCGCATCCCTTAAGAAGCGCTTCCCGGAATCCTACTGGATTGCCGAGCCTGATGACATTCTTCAGCAGAACGTCGGGCATGTGATGGCGGCCGGCAATGAGCCGCTGTCGATCGCCGCAGAGGTTTACCCGCAGCGAGGCGCGACGCTTGTGACTGTCTATGCGGCCGACCATCCGGGGTTGTTCTATCGTGTCGCCGGCGCCATTCACCTCGCAGGCGGCAACATCATCGACGCACGCATCCATACCATGCGCGATGGCATGGCGATCGACAATTTCCTGGTGCAGGATCCGTTCGGCGGCCGCTTCGACAGTGCCGATCAATTAAACCGGATCAAACGCATGATCGAGGATGCTTTGGCCAATCGGCATAAGCTGATTACCAAGCTGGAGGCACGCCCTCTCCCCCGCACACGCGCGGAGGCCTTCCACATTGTCCCGAACGTGCTGATCGATAACAAGGCGTCCAATCGCTTCACCGTTGTCGAAACCACCGCCCGTGATCGCCCGGCGCTGCTGTTCGCGCTCGCTAATGCGCTGTTCCAGTCGAAAGTCACTGTTCACAGCGCCCATGTCGCGACCTATGGCGAACGCGCCGTGGACACCTTCTATGTCACGGATTTGCTCGGCGGAAAGATCGAAAGCAAGGCACGGCTACAGACACTCGAACGCCGCCTGCTCGAAGCAGCCAGCACGGAATTTGCCAATGTGACCGAGCGTAGCCGCCAAGTCGCCTGA
- a CDS encoding L,D-transpeptidase codes for MSVIDVASVARRLRFGASEMPCAIGKGGTCTPSDKREGDGCTPLGEWPVRGVLLRPDRVALATSPSIPWRWTRAGDGWSDGVGDPAYNRPVQLPHGYSAETLQRADEAYDVIVVLGHNDSPPVPGQGSAIFFHCWVEGRPTEGCVAIAKGDMLKLLLKLTPESVMRIR; via the coding sequence ATGAGCGTAATTGACGTCGCCAGCGTTGCGCGGCGGCTTCGCTTTGGTGCGTCGGAGATGCCCTGCGCAATCGGCAAGGGCGGGACATGTACGCCAAGCGACAAGCGCGAGGGTGATGGCTGCACACCATTAGGAGAATGGCCAGTCCGTGGCGTGCTGCTGCGCCCCGATCGTGTTGCTCTGGCAACTTCGCCTTCGATCCCGTGGCGCTGGACACGAGCGGGGGATGGATGGTCGGACGGCGTTGGGGATCCGGCGTACAATCGGCCGGTGCAGCTTCCGCACGGCTATTCGGCGGAGACATTGCAGCGCGCCGACGAAGCCTATGATGTCATTGTGGTGCTGGGCCATAATGACTCGCCACCTGTGCCTGGGCAGGGCAGCGCTATCTTCTTCCATTGCTGGGTCGAGGGGCGACCGACCGAAGGCTGCGTCGCGATTGCGAAAGGCGACATGCTGAAGTTGTTGCTGAAGTTGACGCCTGAATCGGTGATGCGGATACGCTGA